One genomic region from Streptomyces sp. NBC_00582 encodes:
- a CDS encoding acyl-CoA dehydrogenase family protein, with translation MPATRALPTEEAVELIQLTRTLAAKELAPRVADAEADGAFPRDAFRTLGRSGLLGLPFAEEYGGAGQPYEVYLQVLEEVAAVWSSVAVGISVHALSCFPLARFGTDAQRRRWLPDMLGGELLGAYCLSEPHAGSDPAAMLTRAVRDGDDYVLNGAKAWTTHGGHADFYTVMARTSEDRSHGISCFLIPADTPGLSADPPERKMGLTGSATATMRLDDVRVPAERLIGEEGQGLKIALASLDHGRLGIAAVACGLAQGALDHAVRYARERETFGKPIIEHQGLAFVLADMGAAIESARATALSAARLKDLGLPFTREASIAKLVATDNAMKVTTDAVQVLGGYGYTRDFPVERYMREAKVMQIFEGTNQIQRMIISRALDRNDGGVLTALGKE, from the coding sequence ATGCCTGCCACTCGCGCCCTGCCGACCGAGGAGGCCGTCGAGCTCATCCAGCTCACGCGCACCCTCGCCGCCAAGGAACTCGCACCCCGGGTCGCCGACGCGGAGGCGGACGGGGCGTTCCCCCGGGACGCCTTCCGCACCCTCGGCCGCAGCGGTCTGCTCGGACTGCCGTTCGCCGAGGAGTACGGCGGGGCGGGGCAGCCGTACGAGGTCTACCTCCAGGTGCTGGAGGAAGTCGCCGCGGTCTGGTCGAGCGTCGCCGTGGGCATCTCCGTGCACGCCCTGTCCTGCTTCCCGCTCGCCCGCTTCGGCACCGACGCGCAGCGGCGCAGATGGCTGCCCGACATGCTCGGCGGTGAGCTGCTCGGCGCGTACTGCCTGTCCGAGCCGCACGCCGGCTCCGACCCGGCGGCGATGCTGACCCGCGCCGTCCGCGACGGCGACGACTACGTCCTGAACGGCGCCAAGGCCTGGACCACCCACGGCGGACACGCCGACTTCTACACGGTCATGGCCCGCACCTCCGAGGACCGCAGCCACGGCATCTCCTGCTTCCTGATCCCCGCGGACACCCCGGGGCTCAGCGCCGACCCGCCGGAGCGCAAGATGGGGCTGACCGGCTCGGCCACCGCCACCATGCGGCTGGACGACGTCCGGGTGCCGGCCGAGCGGCTCATCGGGGAGGAGGGACAGGGCCTGAAGATCGCACTGGCCTCCCTCGACCACGGCCGGCTCGGCATCGCCGCCGTGGCCTGCGGCCTCGCCCAGGGCGCCCTCGACCACGCCGTGCGCTACGCCCGGGAGCGGGAGACCTTCGGCAAGCCGATCATCGAGCACCAGGGGCTGGCGTTCGTCCTGGCCGACATGGGCGCCGCGATCGAGTCGGCGCGGGCCACCGCGCTGTCCGCCGCGCGGCTGAAGGACCTCGGTCTGCCCTTCACACGCGAGGCGTCGATCGCCAAACTCGTGGCCACGGACAACGCCATGAAGGTGACCACGGACGCCGTGCAGGTCCTCGGCGGGTACGGCTACACCCGTGACTTCCCCGTCGAGCGCTATATGCGCGAGGCCAAGGTCATGCAGATCTTCGAAGGAACCAACCAGATCCAGCGCATGATCATCTCCCGTGCGCTGGACCGTAACGACGGCGGTGTGCTCACCGCCCTCGGCAAGGAGTGA